ACCACGGTGCTGCATGGAGGGTCGCCGCAGATGTCTTCCTGCAGGGTGCTGGCGTAGAAGAGGATCTTCTTGCCGTGGTCGTCGACGAGCATGGCGTAGAGCTGCCTGTTGGAGCAGAAGACTGACAGCCTGGGCTTGGTCGCCGTGCCATTGTACTGTAGCAGGCGAGCAAAGAAGTCAGGGACAGGTAGAGAACACACTTGTTAGCAGCTAACGATAGCAGCATCAAATTGTTGTTGCTGGTGGTTGAAACCCAAACGTGACCAAAACAAAAGCGTACCTTTTTCTGCAGCCGGCGGTTTCTGACCTTGGCGTTCTCCTTCCGCGCGCCGTGCCTCGCCGTGGCCTCGATCCTTGGGTACGCTCTGCGCCGGTGTGCCACCACGCCTGCGCGCAGAAAGACAGAGAGGAAGCAGCACATGACACTGGCAGCTAGGCCTGAGCCAGTGGATAAAGGCACGGAGAGAAGCCGGGAGGCATTCCGCCGGTGTGGCTCACCTGTGTGGCACGGACGAGGGAACTGGAAGCAGTTAGGCCTGAATGGCAGCGAGCTGGGGGTGGAGGGACACGACAATGGTGGCCGGCCGAGGGTGGCGCCTAGCAACGCCATTGCCACAGCACGAGGAGACCAGCTCGGCCAGGGCAATTTGTCGAACAGGTCGCGCGCAAGGTGCCACGGCTCCGTCCCGCTAGCCGGTGGCCACAAGATTCACACCCTGTGAATTTTCCTCTGATGAGCACCGACAGAGTTAGCTAGTGCCTCTCGAAGGAGTAGTAGAAAAACAAGCCAGTGCAAAACATGGCATTTGACCAATGAACAGAACAAAATCGAGGCACACTGACTGGACTATGCATTGAACTCAGAGTTCGGGGTTTCATATGGTCACGATTCTAGACTCGAGAGTTTTTCCGAATACGCATCAGACAGACGAGGAATAACCATCAGACAGAGATATGCCTAGCTGGAGCCAATGATTCACACCGAACTCACTATGTTGGTCGCTGCGTCAGAGCTCCCGTCCTGCTGCAGCGCCGCACCGcggaggacgcggagcgccggGCGACGGATGCCGCAGACCGCCGGCCGCCTCGCCGCGAGCCCCTGTCTGGCGATGCTGTCCACGAATCCGCCGCCGCGAGTGCGAGGGCGTGTCGCTGCTTGCTTGCTTGCGCCTTCTCGCCGTCGGCCACCGCACGCGGCGCGCCTCATCCAATCCTCTCAAGTCACGTTTTTTTTGTTTGAGGTTTTCCTCTCAAGTCACGTGAGAAAACACAGCAAGCAGCCAACGTTCACGAGGCCCAGGTCCGGTAAGACTACGTGGGCCCCAGGAATTGGAATTGGATGGAAAAGCCCATCAGGCCGTGGCTGCATGTCTCTTCGCAGCAAACGAGAGAAGTTTGTCTAAAAAAAAAGCAAACGAGAGAGAGAAGCCGCTAATCACGCCACCAACCAGCGGAAACCGCCGAAACCTTTTGCTTTCGGAGGAGCAAAAAAAATCTAGCCGGTTTCCTCCGGTCTTATCTCGTAAGCCTTGGATTTATCTGCGCTCCCACTTTCATTTAATAATCTTCCATGCATAAAGAAAACAAAACATTTTCATTCAGACCGCTATGATGAGTGATCGACACCTGTTCTTTTCCTCCCGTCCGCAGCATCACTTTCGACCCACCTGCGTCGGATCGGATTGACCTGACCTCTCTCCACAGATGCTTGCATTGCAGCCCGGTGCTCCTTCCTTTCGTCACTTTCTCCGCCCGTCCCTctcccccttttcttttcttctcCCCACGAGAGAGATAAAAGTAAGTAAAAAAGGAGGAAAAAGATGCAGAAAGGGCCGACCAATGGGTCATCTGACGTGACCTCGTGCCACGGTACAGCCATGCATCCCCTCTGGCAGGTGGGCCCGCCCGGAGCTCATGGCTGCACGTACGCGGGCGTTGAAAACTCTCACGGCCTCTCGTTCTTCCACCTGTGATTGCTCGCTCGCGAGAAGAAAACGCCGGTGGAGGATAATATTTTGTTTTACCACTCCTACGACACATCCCTTCGTTTTGTGAAGATAATCTCGGATGTTTCGTCTCTTCTGAAATTTTTGATCCAGTACCGATGGTGTCTCGTCAACGTTTGAAAGTTTATATAATATAGTTTCTTCATCCGAAATTACTTATGGAAGAAATAGATGTATTTTGTACGGGCACTCCTACGACACATCCCTTCATTCTCATTTTCTGAAGATAGTCTCGGATGGTTCATGTCTTGTAAATTTTTGGATCAAGGACTGAAGGTGTCCGTAAACGTTTGAAAATTACTATTTTTTAGGGAATGTTTGAAACATATATAGCATATATGTTTTGTATCATTGCATGTGAATATAATGTAGTCTACACTAGCAGCTAGATGTGGAATATACCCCCCAATTATTCTGCTTTtgcaaaaagaaaaataaataaatcccAAGGCAGCATGGGAATGGATTGAGCTTTCAAACATGCTGCACAATTGACAATATTATGGCCACCAGATTTTTCAACGAAACAATATGAGATGAACCAGATTGATAATATTAATAAAGAGATGGCTTGCTTTAGACGAGTGCCACTAGGATATGAGCACCCATGCCCCCACACGTGCGTGGGCCCGGCCCTCTCTGGTATTCGGTATTTAGATTTGTTCGATAGATATAGATATGGCAGCAACTTTTCAACCACAAAGAAGATTCACTAGAAAAAGAGGGCGTAAAGTAAACAAGAGAACATCACCTCACCACACAAATATTGTGTAGTAGTGAGACGATAAAGGCAGGGAGGGGTTGGAGAACTTTCTAGAATAGAGAACTCAGTGACATGTACTCGTGTCTCTTGCTGGCTTTGACAGGATTTTGGACGAATATTCAGCACATAGGTTTTCATGTGAATTGTCTCTTATCTTATCTGAGCGTACTTCAGCGTGTCGGACAAAGCTTTGTGCGAGatgagtaaatagcataaaactactactttacaggttagggttccaaaaaactaccGGATTTATTTTTTTCGCTGATAACTACCAAGTCAGGGGTTGGTTGTTTCAAAAAACCCCAAATCCTCTTTATTAAAAAATTAAACATGTTTATGACAGATTGGGCCCGCCAGTAAACGCACCGTTTGGTTGACCGTTTATTTGACTGTTAACTGACTTGTGGGGGCCACATGTCAGCGCCCCATCCATAGATTTTTTACGGATTAGCCCTTACAAACATTTTAAAAAAGCAATCGAGTCCCTGGAATCAGCCTCCAAAGGGCTCTGCCCGTGGCCGTCGCTGCACGCCATGGGGCTCCGCACGCGGTCGCCGCGCGCGCCATGGGGGGCTTGTGTGCAATCCGCCGCCCGGAGCAGTGGCTGGAGAGACGGAGGCTGGGGGATGGCCGGCGGCAGAGCTCACCGGGCCTGGCAGCGGAGGGCACATGCGGTGGCGGCCATAGCCGCGAGCAGTAGCTGCGCGAGCTCGGGCGCAGAGACGGCCGGCGGCAGAGCTCGCCTCGCCGGGCCTGGCAGCGGAGGGCGCACGCGGCGGCGTCCATGGCCGCGGAGGCGGGGCGCACGAGGTGGAGGCGAGGAGAGTCAGAGGCGGGCGGTGGTGTGGCAGTAGGTGGCGAgggcggccggcgccggcgctgGAGGCTCGCGGGATGTCGCTGGGCGCAGAGGTGGACGCCGGCCGCGAGGAGAGGAGCGGCTCCTTGATTGCTTTTTCGGAAAAATAGcagggacccgattgcttttttcAGAAATGTTTATAGGGGCTATTTTGTAAAAAGTGAGGACATATGAGATAgagacactgacatgtgggccccacttGTAAATTAACGGTCAACCTAATGGTCAAACAGACGGTTTGTTTAGGTGCGGGCCCGACCTGTCCTAAACATGTTTAAATTTTAAGCAACGGTCATTtggggttttttgaaacagccgacCGCCCATTTGGTAGTTATCTGAGAAAAATTAAAAATCGGTAGTGTTTTGAAATCCTAGCCTGTAAAGTAGTAGTTTGCTATTTACTCGGATTCTCTAGGGAGGGAGCCCGAAATGGGTGCATATATACTAGTCATGTATTCAAAAAAGATTATGCCCGACATGGCATGTGGCAAAACTTGTCCGACATCCATGAAGATAATACTATGAATGATATAGTTACAAAGGTAATACTCAAATAAGCATCCTAACTGTGGTATAATTTGGAACGGAGAAGTAATTGTCTCTTATCTTATCTTAGCATACTTCACCGTATCGAACAAATTGTCTCAGTGCAGGGACGTGGGAAGATAGAATCTCTAAAGATGCCGAGAGTACTATTATCCATGTATGTCATGATGATACCACAGCGGTGCAAAAACAACTTTAGTAGAGTCGTTGTATAAGCCTGATTGGAGTTATTTACCCAAAACCATCACATTATGGGCTAGGGTAACAGATCGGTACCATATTTGAGGCAGGGCACAAAAAACCACCAAAATTGTGCCTAATCTGTAACGCGGAGTACTGGTGCTCAGATTTGGTCGAGAAAACAGCGAAAccgacagctcggacccaccggtcAGGCTGACGTGGCAAAGACCAAGGAAAAAAAACAGTAAATAGCTGAGTTGGCAAATGATATGCGGACCCGTATGTCAGTGACTACATGATCATATTCTGCCTATCTGCCTTTCTATGGGGCATTACATCGAGCAGCTTGTGGGCAGCCGGACTCCAGCGACCAGAGGCACCGGCGATTCAAAGGCGAGCACCATGGTGGTGGtggggttgggggggggggggggggcgccgtgAGTCCTCGAAGGCCGATGTTGCTCCCGTCGGCATGGATGCCCGAGTCATCTGCGTCCGTGCGAGCCGAGAGCTCCATGGCAGCCGAGCCCCTGCTCGAGCTAGCCACTGACCGCCTCGCCCTGTAGCCCGTACGCCTAGCCACCGCGAGTCACGCACGCATCCAGACGCGCCGGCGAGATTCGGCAGCCGCCCGTCCCGCTCACGTCCAAGGTCGTCGGCCATGGCACGCACGCGCAGATGCAATCGCAGCAGGGAGTAGCTCGAGCGGAGGCATGGTGTTCTTCTGCGGTTGTGGAGGCGCGCGGCAAACGCGTTGGCGGCGCACGACTGAAGAAACGGCTAGACGAGGGGTGGTCTGTGCGGCGGCCGTGGGCTCGTGCGGCGACTGGCGGAGCAGCTCGGGGTGACGCCATCTGCAGAGCTTCGGGAGGATAAGGTGGGGCGGCGGGCTGCCTTGGCCTACGGTGGCCCAGACGGAGCTCCTTGACGAGCCGGTGCGCGAGGGCCTCGGGTCGTCGGCGATGGCGACCCTGGTGGGATAGGATGGGGGAGAgagaaaaagatgatgaggaagaagaagaaaataaggGAAAAAAGATATGAGGCTGACATGTCGGACACCCCTCCAACTCAGCATATTGTCCATACAAGCACGCCACATCAGCCCGACAGGTGGGCCTAACTTGTCAGTTTCGCTGTTTTCTCGACCAAATCTGAGCATCAGTGTTCCGCGTTACAGATTAGGCACAATTTTGGTGGTTTTCTGTGCCCTGCCTCAAATGTGGTACCGATTTGTTACCCTAGCCCATAatgtggtggttttgggtaaaTAACTCGCCTGATTGCTATAATAATCGTCTGTATGCATTTTTCGGTGCAAAAAAGTTGGTCTAGCAGATTTGATATCCTGCCCTCGATCACCTTATTTTTGGAGGGATTTCAAATCCAAACCACCTGCCTCCGTATTTGGAGTCTAGGGAAGGCAATATAGCGCTTCCTTCATCCACCAAAGTTTTAGAGACAGAGACATTTCAGCTAATGCACCCCCTTTCATCGTCGCCCACATCGACAAGCCTCCCTGGACCGTCGCCATTCGGCATCGCTCGCCTCCGCTGACCCGTTCCCGACCGTATCACATGTCGTCACATCCCGCGCTTGCTTCCTACTGTTCGACCGATCACCGACATGGCCGCAGAAGGGAGGTCGATGTGGGCTTGTCTCTGCCACCATTCCTCCCTTCCCCAGCTCGCTGAAGAGGCCAGCGTTATGCGCTGAATGTCCGCCGTCGTCAACTCCATCTCCGGCATCACCCATGCCACATCGCGTCCACTAGATCTCAACGTGTTTGATGAGTTGCCCCAAGGTATACTTCCCCAAATTGTTTATGTTCGCTATTGTTGCACCTCGTAGATCTGTGTATGGCATATGATTCACAATTTTTATAGGTGTCCTTGGTGGTAGAAGATTTTTTTTGAAGATTCTTCGTCATTTTTCGGATGAGTCCGTGAATGATTTGTATTAGTGCAGGCATGTGGGAAAATAATCCAGATTCTCCAAAGATGCCGAAAGTACTATTATTCATGTATGTCGTGATGATACCACAACGGTGTAAAAATAACTCTAGTAGAGTTGTTGTATAGGCCTGATTGCTCTAATAATCGTCCGTATGCATTTTTGGGGGCAAAAAAGTTGGTCTAGCAGATTTGATATCCTGCCCTCGATCACCTTATTTTTGGAGGGATTTCAAATCCAAACCACCTGCCTCCGTATTTGGAGTCTAGGGAAGGCAATATAGCGCTCCCTTCATCCACCAAAGTTTTAGAGACAGAGACATTTCAGCTAGTGCACCCCCTTTCATCGTCGCCCACATCGACAAGCCTCCCTGGACCGTCGCCATTCAGCATCGCTCGCCTCCGCTGACCCGTTCCCGACCGTATCACATGTCGTCACATCCCGCGCTTGCTTCCTACTGTTCGACCGATCACCGACATGGCCGCAGAAGGGAGGTCGATGTGGGCTTGTCTCTGCCACCATTCCTCCCTTCCCCAGCTCGCTGAAGAGGCCAGCGTTATGCGCTGAATGTCCGCCGTCGTCAACTCCATCTCCGGCATCACCCATGCCACATCGCGTCCACTAGATCTCAACGTGTTTGACGAGTTGCCCCAAGGTATACTTCCCCAAATTGTTTATGTTCGCTATTGTTGCACCTCGTAGATCTGTGTATGGCATATGATTCACAATTTTTATAGGTGTCCTTGGTGGTAGAAGATTTTTTTTGAAGATTCTTCGTCATTTTTCGGATGAGTCCGTGAATGATTTGTATTAGTGCAGGCATGTGGGAAAATAATCCAGATTCTCCAAAGATGCCGAAAGTACTATTATTCATGTATGTCGTGATGATACCACAACGGTGTAAAAATAACTCTAGTAGAGTTGTTGTATAGGCCTGATTGCTCTAATAATCGTCCGTATGCATTTTTGGGGGCAAAAAAGTTGGTCTAGCAGATTTGATATCCTGCCCTCGATCACCTTATTTTTGGAGGGATTTCAAATCCAAACCACCTGCCTCCGTATTTGGAGTCTAGGGAAGGCAATATAGCGCTCCCTTCATCCACCAAAGTTTTAGAGACAGAGACATTTCAGCTAGTGCACCCCCTTTCATCGTCGCCCACATCGACAAGCCTCCCTGGACCGTCGCCATTCAGCATCGCTCGCCTCCGCTGACCCGTTCCCGACCGTATCACATGTCGTCACATCCCGCGCTTGCTTCCTACTGTTCG
This genomic window from Aegilops tauschii subsp. strangulata cultivar AL8/78 chromosome 4, Aet v6.0, whole genome shotgun sequence contains:
- the LOC109738122 gene encoding uncharacterized protein, with translation MALLGATLGRPPLSCPSTPSSLPFRPNCFQFPRPCHTGVVAHRRRAYPRIEATARHGARKENAKVRNRRLQKKYNGTATKPRLSVFCSNRQLYAMLVDDHGKKILFYASTLQEDICGDPPCSTVEASRRVGEELVKACKELDISEVSCYDRNGFARGEKMMAFEDPVAQHGFLPR